One part of the Apium graveolens cultivar Ventura unplaced genomic scaffold, ASM990537v1 ctg7806, whole genome shotgun sequence genome encodes these proteins:
- the LOC141704410 gene encoding uncharacterized protein LOC141704410 isoform X1 → MKLETPPKILNKEKYRERVKQVGQEKVKDKEREKTVESIAAVSSKQLGYPLAQDVSHDGVVEMVRLAIVFNRVSYVEIEMGPFWDGDPWTEHISKENVLEVLNEQWLSASSLTFYIRALVSFRTGRGKTFTKMAYNTFKCTNIECPKQLPNDGIFCGHYVGCFIEDVLCSGETSISVNFTRSNRLMCYSHKKMLRFRDNWARFFYNRYLKGKLLNM, encoded by the exons ATGAAACTAGAG ACACCTCCAAAAATCTTAAATAAAGAAAAATACCGAGAAAGGGTTAAACAGGTTGGCCAGGAAAAGGTTAAGGATAAAGAGAGGGAGAAAACAGTTGAGTCTATCGCTGCAGTTTCTTCGAAACAATTAGGTTATCCTCTCGCTCAAGATGTTTCACATGACGGAGTTGTGGAAATGGTTCGTCTTGCTATTGTATTTAATCGTGTTTCATATGTAGAGATTGAAATGGGACCTTTTTGGGATGGAGACCCTTGGACCGAGCATATTAGTAAGGAGAATGTTTTGGAGGTACTAAATGAGCAATGGTTAAGTGCTTCGAGCCTGACGTTCTACATTAG GGCCTTGGTTTCTTTTCGGACTGGACGTGGAAAAACTTTTACAAAGATGGCATATAACACCTTTAAATGTACAAACATAGAG TGCCCTAAACAACTTCCAAATGATGGTATTTTTTGTGGACATTACGTGGGATGTTTTATTGAAGATGTGTTGTGTTCCGGTGAAACGAGTATAAGTGTAAAT TTCACTCGTTCTAACAGACTCATGTGCTATTCTCATAAAAAAATGCTCCGCTTCCGAGATAATTGGGCACGATTCTTTTACAACCGGTATCTGAAGGGAAAACTTTTGAATATGTAG
- the LOC141704410 gene encoding uncharacterized protein LOC141704410 isoform X2, which produces MKLETPPKILNKEKYRERVKQVGQEKVKDKEREKTVESIAAVSSKQLEIEMGPFWDGDPWTEHISKENVLEVLNEQWLSASSLTFYIRALVSFRTGRGKTFTKMAYNTFKCTNIECPKQLPNDGIFCGHYVGCFIEDVLCSGETSISVNFTRSNRLMCYSHKKMLRFRDNWARFFYNRYLKGKLLNM; this is translated from the exons ATGAAACTAGAG ACACCTCCAAAAATCTTAAATAAAGAAAAATACCGAGAAAGGGTTAAACAGGTTGGCCAGGAAAAGGTTAAGGATAAAGAGAGGGAGAAAACAGTTGAGTCTATCGCTGCAGTTTCTTCGAAACAATTAG AGATTGAAATGGGACCTTTTTGGGATGGAGACCCTTGGACCGAGCATATTAGTAAGGAGAATGTTTTGGAGGTACTAAATGAGCAATGGTTAAGTGCTTCGAGCCTGACGTTCTACATTAG GGCCTTGGTTTCTTTTCGGACTGGACGTGGAAAAACTTTTACAAAGATGGCATATAACACCTTTAAATGTACAAACATAGAG TGCCCTAAACAACTTCCAAATGATGGTATTTTTTGTGGACATTACGTGGGATGTTTTATTGAAGATGTGTTGTGTTCCGGTGAAACGAGTATAAGTGTAAAT TTCACTCGTTCTAACAGACTCATGTGCTATTCTCATAAAAAAATGCTCCGCTTCCGAGATAATTGGGCACGATTCTTTTACAACCGGTATCTGAAGGGAAAACTTTTGAATATGTAG